The Polluticoccus soli sequence TATCTGCACTGTCGCTGCACAAAGTGCTGCAGACCGCTATGAAGACCGACGCCCTCAACGAGTGGTCATCGGTGGTAGCGCTGTCTTACATCGCTGCACAACGCACCTTCCCAGGCTATAATGACATGGCTGAGGCTAAAGCGCTGCTCGAAAGCATTGGCCGCAGCTTCGGTTACCACTACGGCTTTGCCCGCAAAGTGCGCGTGAATACTGTATCGCAGTCGCCAACGGTTACTACCGCAGGTTCGGGCGTATCAGGCTTCGATGTATTCTACGACTATGCTGATAAAATGTCACCACTGGGCAACGCCCCTGCAGATGACTGCGCTAATTTCTGCGTAGCCCTCTTCAGCGATATGACCAAGTACATAACCATGCAGAACCTGTTCCACGATGGCGGCTTCTCTAACACAGGTGTTAGCCAGCCAATCGTTGAAAAGATGCAGGCTACTATGCAGGCAGAGTCAGCAGGCTAAGGAACGGGAACAGCAATATTTTGAACCTATAACACGTTTTAAGCATTATGAACAGACTACAGGCACTGACATTATTGCTGTTATGTTTCTTTGCGCAGGGTGCGCAGGCACAGGTAACCGGCGGACAATTCGCTATGGAATACCTGCGATTACCCAACGCTCCGCGCATATCTGCGCTGGGTGGTATCAGCATCGCCAATCCCGATGATGATATATCGTTTGCCATGCAAAATCCGGCATTGATACGTCCCGCACTGCATACAGACCTTGGCCTGTCGTACAATAATTTCTATTCAGGCATTAGCATTGCCAACTTACAATATGCACACCATGTGTCGAACATCAATACATCGTTCGCACTTGGTGTGCAATATTTGAACTACGGCAGCTTTACTGCTACCGATCCTATCGGCAACCAGTACGGCACCTTCCGCGCCAACGATTTTGCGCTGACGCTGGGTGCAGGCCGCCAATACCAGAAGCACTGGCGCTATGGTGCTGCTATCAAGTTCGCGCACTCGTCGCTGTTCGATAAATCGGCAACGGCTTTCCTGGCCGATGTTGGTGTGAACTATTACGATACTGCAACACTTTGGGACATCGGTGTAGTAGCCAAGAACATGGGTTTTATGGCTAAGAAGTACAACCCGAATAACCCCGCAGAACCGCTGCCTTTCGATCTGCAGATAGGCGTTTCAAAACGTTTTGCACACATACCACTCAGGCTGATGGCCAACATCCACCACCTGTACGAATGGGACGTTCGCTACTCAGACCCTAACGATGTTGGCACGATCACGATCTTCAATGTGAACGATAGCGTAAACGCCACCAAGACACCTTCACACTTCGCCGACAAACTGTTCCGCCATTTCATCT is a genomic window containing:
- a CDS encoding enoyl-ACP reductase FabI, encoding MSHQLLKGKKGIIFGALDERSIAWKTALRVVEEGGEIILSNAPIALRMGKINELAKMCNNAPVIGADATSIADLENLMQKSMEHFGGKMDFVLHSIGMSPNVRKNIGYTDTNYDNFLKTLDISALSLHKVLQTAMKTDALNEWSSVVALSYIAAQRTFPGYNDMAEAKALLESIGRSFGYHYGFARKVRVNTVSQSPTVTTAGSGVSGFDVFYDYADKMSPLGNAPADDCANFCVALFSDMTKYITMQNLFHDGGFSNTGVSQPIVEKMQATMQAESAG
- the porQ gene encoding type IX secretion system protein PorQ translates to MNRLQALTLLLLCFFAQGAQAQVTGGQFAMEYLRLPNAPRISALGGISIANPDDDISFAMQNPALIRPALHTDLGLSYNNFYSGISIANLQYAHHVSNINTSFALGVQYLNYGSFTATDPIGNQYGTFRANDFALTLGAGRQYQKHWRYGAAIKFAHSSLFDKSATAFLADVGVNYYDTATLWDIGVVAKNMGFMAKKYNPNNPAEPLPFDLQIGVSKRFAHIPLRLMANIHHLYEWDVRYSDPNDVGTITIFNVNDSVNATKTPSHFADKLFRHFIFGAELTLGKRVTLSAGYNHLRRGELVIKDKTGMAGFAFGVGVNLNKFQVQYARSYYHIAGAYNEFGLRMTLNQITGIGKFGKRVQWSETYPDWMYEGNQPAPAAN